The following coding sequences lie in one Dunckerocampus dactyliophorus isolate RoL2022-P2 chromosome 4, RoL_Ddac_1.1, whole genome shotgun sequence genomic window:
- the mfsd10 gene encoding major facilitator superfamily domain-containing protein 10 isoform X3 translates to MSDTSKSEDGAPSSSKVIAVVFVLLLLDLLGFTLILPLLPSIMDHYAQTGDVAYQSLQSAVNFFREVLRIPMEKKYNSVLFGGLIGSLFSLLQFLSSPVTGALSDRFGRRPLLLLTTTGMMTSYVVWALSRSFSMFLMFRVIGGVCKSNVSLCTAIVADMPCPKARNRGMAMIGVAFSVGFTVGPLMGAYFAVADNTTGHVFFQTPALLALAFSAADFIFIWLALPETLTQDAKPRLHPPRQRDCMTDKRAHSNHAAVLWNKRAKGLSSAFGDFRDLLNPPELFSFSAVTRSKDPPSEERMQRLKVLGRVYFCYLFLFSGVEFTLSFLTHQRFRFTSMQQGKMFFFIGVVMASIQGGYARRIKPGHQIKAIRMAITTLIPAFILIGLSWNVTMLYVGLALYSFAASVVVPCLSTLVSDHGSSSQKGTVMGILRSLGALARALGPVVSSSVYWLAGAQICFLLTSASFVIPLFLLSGARRLKAE, encoded by the exons ATGTCAGACACGAGCAAGTCAGAGGACGGCGCCCCGTCCTCATCGAAGGTCATCGCCGTGGTCTTtgtcctgctgctgctggaccTGCTGGGGTTCACGCTCATCCTTCCTCTCCTGCCCTCCATCATGGACCACTACGCCCAAACCGGG GATGTGGCCTATCAGTCCCTGCAGAGCGCGGTGAACTTCTTCAGGGAGGTGCTGAGAATCCCGATGGAAAAGAAGTACAATAGTGTCCTGTTTGGAG GTCTGATCGGCTCGCTGTTTTCCCTGCTGCAGTTCTTGTCGTCTCCAGTTACCGGAGCGCTGTCGGATCGCTTCGGCAGGCGACCTTTACTCCTCCTGACCACA ACGGGCATGATGACCTCCTATGTGGTCTGGGCTCTGTCCCGGAGCTTCTCCATGTTCCTTATGTTTCGTGTCATCGGGGGCGTTTGTAAGAGCAACGTCAGCCTTTGCACCGCCATCGTGGCCGACATGCCATGCCCGAAAGCTCGGAACCGCGGAATG GCCATGATTGGCGTGGCCTTCTCGGTGGGCTTCACGGTGGGACCTCTGATGGGGGCCTACTTCGCCGTGGCCGACAACACCACGGGACACGTCTTCTTCCAAACTCCGGCACTGCTCGCCTTGGCCTTCAGTGCTGCCGATTTCATTTTTATCTGGCTGGCGCTGCCCGAAACGCTCACACAGGACGCCAAG ccccgcctccacccaccgagacaaagagactgtatgactgacaaaagggctcactccaatCATGccgctgttctatggaacaaacgcgccaag GGTTTGTCTTCTGCTTTTGGGGACTTCCGTGACCTGCTGAACCCGCCGGAACTGTTTAGTTTTTCAGCAGTTACCAGAAGCAAAGATCCTCCCTCAGAAGAAC GAATGCAGAGACTGAAAGTGCTGGGGCGGGTTTACTTCTGCTACCTCTTCCTGTTTTCCGGTGTGGAGTTCACGCTGAGTTTCCTCACGCACCAGCGCTTCCGCTTCACCAG CATGCAGCAGGGGAAGATGTTCTTCTTCATTGGCGTGGTCATGGCTTCCATCCAGGGAGGATACGCCCGCAGAATTAAACCCGGGCACCAGATCAAAGCTATTCGCATG GCAATCACCACATTGATCCCAGCGTTTATTCTAATTGGACTCTCGTGGAATGTCACCATGCTTTATGTGGGCTTGGCGCTCTATTCTTTTG CGGCCTCGGTCGTTGTCCCGTGCCTCTCGACGCTCGTCTCTGACCACG GCTCGTCCAGTCAGAAAGGCACAGTGATGGGGATCTTACGCAGTCTAGGCGCCCTGGCGAGAGCTCTAGGACCAGTCGTGTCATCCTCTG tttactGGCTGGCCGGCGCACAGATCTGTTTCCTTCTCACGTCAGCCTCCTTCGTTATACCTCTCTTTCTACTGAGCGGCGCCAGAAGATTGAAGGCGGAATGA
- the mfsd10 gene encoding major facilitator superfamily domain-containing protein 10 isoform X2, giving the protein MCCYDTSVTSECKPTPLPGTDFTNNNVPVRKGSSKDKEEEEFSRHFCVNNPFHQARGMSDTSKSEDGAPSSSKVIAVVFVLLLLDLLGFTLILPLLPSIMDHYAQTGDVAYQSLQSAVNFFREVLRIPMEKKYNSVLFGGLIGSLFSLLQFLSSPVTGALSDRFGRRPLLLLTTTGMMTSYVVWALSRSFSMFLMFRVIGGVCKSNVSLCTAIVADMPCPKARNRGMAMIGVAFSVGFTVGPLMGAYFAVADNTTGHVFFQTPALLALAFSAADFIFIWLALPETLTQDAKGLSSAFGDFRDLLNPPELFSFSAVTRSKDPPSEERMQRLKVLGRVYFCYLFLFSGVEFTLSFLTHQRFRFTSMQQGKMFFFIGVVMASIQGGYARRIKPGHQIKAIRMAITTLIPAFILIGLSWNVTMLYVGLALYSFAASVVVPCLSTLVSDHGSSSQKGTVMGILRSLGALARALGPVVSSSVYWLAGAQICFLLTSASFVIPLFLLSGARRLKAE; this is encoded by the exons ATGTGTTGTTACGACACCAGTGTGACATCCGAATGTAAACCGACACCGCTTCCTGGTACGGACTTCACTAATAATAATGTCCCGGTGAGAAAAGGATCATCGAAGgataaggaagaagaagagtttTCCCGTCATTTTTGTGTAAATAAT CCTTTTCATCAAGCGAGAGGAATGTCAGACACGAGCAAGTCAGAGGACGGCGCCCCGTCCTCATCGAAGGTCATCGCCGTGGTCTTtgtcctgctgctgctggaccTGCTGGGGTTCACGCTCATCCTTCCTCTCCTGCCCTCCATCATGGACCACTACGCCCAAACCGGG GATGTGGCCTATCAGTCCCTGCAGAGCGCGGTGAACTTCTTCAGGGAGGTGCTGAGAATCCCGATGGAAAAGAAGTACAATAGTGTCCTGTTTGGAG GTCTGATCGGCTCGCTGTTTTCCCTGCTGCAGTTCTTGTCGTCTCCAGTTACCGGAGCGCTGTCGGATCGCTTCGGCAGGCGACCTTTACTCCTCCTGACCACA ACGGGCATGATGACCTCCTATGTGGTCTGGGCTCTGTCCCGGAGCTTCTCCATGTTCCTTATGTTTCGTGTCATCGGGGGCGTTTGTAAGAGCAACGTCAGCCTTTGCACCGCCATCGTGGCCGACATGCCATGCCCGAAAGCTCGGAACCGCGGAATG GCCATGATTGGCGTGGCCTTCTCGGTGGGCTTCACGGTGGGACCTCTGATGGGGGCCTACTTCGCCGTGGCCGACAACACCACGGGACACGTCTTCTTCCAAACTCCGGCACTGCTCGCCTTGGCCTTCAGTGCTGCCGATTTCATTTTTATCTGGCTGGCGCTGCCCGAAACGCTCACACAGGACGCCAAG GGTTTGTCTTCTGCTTTTGGGGACTTCCGTGACCTGCTGAACCCGCCGGAACTGTTTAGTTTTTCAGCAGTTACCAGAAGCAAAGATCCTCCCTCAGAAGAAC GAATGCAGAGACTGAAAGTGCTGGGGCGGGTTTACTTCTGCTACCTCTTCCTGTTTTCCGGTGTGGAGTTCACGCTGAGTTTCCTCACGCACCAGCGCTTCCGCTTCACCAG CATGCAGCAGGGGAAGATGTTCTTCTTCATTGGCGTGGTCATGGCTTCCATCCAGGGAGGATACGCCCGCAGAATTAAACCCGGGCACCAGATCAAAGCTATTCGCATG GCAATCACCACATTGATCCCAGCGTTTATTCTAATTGGACTCTCGTGGAATGTCACCATGCTTTATGTGGGCTTGGCGCTCTATTCTTTTG CGGCCTCGGTCGTTGTCCCGTGCCTCTCGACGCTCGTCTCTGACCACG GCTCGTCCAGTCAGAAAGGCACAGTGATGGGGATCTTACGCAGTCTAGGCGCCCTGGCGAGAGCTCTAGGACCAGTCGTGTCATCCTCTG tttactGGCTGGCCGGCGCACAGATCTGTTTCCTTCTCACGTCAGCCTCCTTCGTTATACCTCTCTTTCTACTGAGCGGCGCCAGAAGATTGAAGGCGGAATGA
- the mfsd10 gene encoding major facilitator superfamily domain-containing protein 10 isoform X1 — protein sequence MCCYDTSVTSECKPTPLPGTDFTNNNVPVRKGSSKDKEEEEFSRHFCVNNPFHQARGMSDTSKSEDGAPSSSKVIAVVFVLLLLDLLGFTLILPLLPSIMDHYAQTGDVAYQSLQSAVNFFREVLRIPMEKKYNSVLFGGLIGSLFSLLQFLSSPVTGALSDRFGRRPLLLLTTTGMMTSYVVWALSRSFSMFLMFRVIGGVCKSNVSLCTAIVADMPCPKARNRGMAMIGVAFSVGFTVGPLMGAYFAVADNTTGHVFFQTPALLALAFSAADFIFIWLALPETLTQDAKPRLHPPRQRDCMTDKRAHSNHAAVLWNKRAKGLSSAFGDFRDLLNPPELFSFSAVTRSKDPPSEERMQRLKVLGRVYFCYLFLFSGVEFTLSFLTHQRFRFTSMQQGKMFFFIGVVMASIQGGYARRIKPGHQIKAIRMAITTLIPAFILIGLSWNVTMLYVGLALYSFAASVVVPCLSTLVSDHGSSSQKGTVMGILRSLGALARALGPVVSSSVYWLAGAQICFLLTSASFVIPLFLLSGARRLKAE from the exons ATGTGTTGTTACGACACCAGTGTGACATCCGAATGTAAACCGACACCGCTTCCTGGTACGGACTTCACTAATAATAATGTCCCGGTGAGAAAAGGATCATCGAAGgataaggaagaagaagagtttTCCCGTCATTTTTGTGTAAATAAT CCTTTTCATCAAGCGAGAGGAATGTCAGACACGAGCAAGTCAGAGGACGGCGCCCCGTCCTCATCGAAGGTCATCGCCGTGGTCTTtgtcctgctgctgctggaccTGCTGGGGTTCACGCTCATCCTTCCTCTCCTGCCCTCCATCATGGACCACTACGCCCAAACCGGG GATGTGGCCTATCAGTCCCTGCAGAGCGCGGTGAACTTCTTCAGGGAGGTGCTGAGAATCCCGATGGAAAAGAAGTACAATAGTGTCCTGTTTGGAG GTCTGATCGGCTCGCTGTTTTCCCTGCTGCAGTTCTTGTCGTCTCCAGTTACCGGAGCGCTGTCGGATCGCTTCGGCAGGCGACCTTTACTCCTCCTGACCACA ACGGGCATGATGACCTCCTATGTGGTCTGGGCTCTGTCCCGGAGCTTCTCCATGTTCCTTATGTTTCGTGTCATCGGGGGCGTTTGTAAGAGCAACGTCAGCCTTTGCACCGCCATCGTGGCCGACATGCCATGCCCGAAAGCTCGGAACCGCGGAATG GCCATGATTGGCGTGGCCTTCTCGGTGGGCTTCACGGTGGGACCTCTGATGGGGGCCTACTTCGCCGTGGCCGACAACACCACGGGACACGTCTTCTTCCAAACTCCGGCACTGCTCGCCTTGGCCTTCAGTGCTGCCGATTTCATTTTTATCTGGCTGGCGCTGCCCGAAACGCTCACACAGGACGCCAAG ccccgcctccacccaccgagacaaagagactgtatgactgacaaaagggctcactccaatCATGccgctgttctatggaacaaacgcgccaag GGTTTGTCTTCTGCTTTTGGGGACTTCCGTGACCTGCTGAACCCGCCGGAACTGTTTAGTTTTTCAGCAGTTACCAGAAGCAAAGATCCTCCCTCAGAAGAAC GAATGCAGAGACTGAAAGTGCTGGGGCGGGTTTACTTCTGCTACCTCTTCCTGTTTTCCGGTGTGGAGTTCACGCTGAGTTTCCTCACGCACCAGCGCTTCCGCTTCACCAG CATGCAGCAGGGGAAGATGTTCTTCTTCATTGGCGTGGTCATGGCTTCCATCCAGGGAGGATACGCCCGCAGAATTAAACCCGGGCACCAGATCAAAGCTATTCGCATG GCAATCACCACATTGATCCCAGCGTTTATTCTAATTGGACTCTCGTGGAATGTCACCATGCTTTATGTGGGCTTGGCGCTCTATTCTTTTG CGGCCTCGGTCGTTGTCCCGTGCCTCTCGACGCTCGTCTCTGACCACG GCTCGTCCAGTCAGAAAGGCACAGTGATGGGGATCTTACGCAGTCTAGGCGCCCTGGCGAGAGCTCTAGGACCAGTCGTGTCATCCTCTG tttactGGCTGGCCGGCGCACAGATCTGTTTCCTTCTCACGTCAGCCTCCTTCGTTATACCTCTCTTTCTACTGAGCGGCGCCAGAAGATTGAAGGCGGAATGA